DNA from Streptomyces luteogriseus:
TGCCGTCGACGCGGCTGCGGGTCGGTGCGCGGCTGGCGCCCGCGATGATCGGCGGCGACCGGGTCGCGGCCGTGCTGCGGGTGCGGAACCGGGGCCGACCGGCCGTGGTGGGAGAGCCCTCGGGACCGCAGCGGCTCGCCGGGCGGCTGCGCGCCGGGCTGCGCGAGGCGACCGACGGGCTGCCCGCGGACCCCCGGGCACTGCTGCCCGGCCTGGTGGTCGGGGACACCTCGCGGATCACTCCGGAGCTGGAGGAGGCGTTCAAGGAGACCGACCTCACGCACACGCTCGCCGTGTCCGGGGCCAACTTCACCATCCTGCTCGCGCTGCTGCTCGGCCCGCCGGGCCTGGCGCAACACGTCGAGCGGCGGGGCCTGGCGCCCCGGCTCGGTATCTCCCTGCGCGGGACGGCGGTGCTCGGGGGCGCGCTCTCGCTCGGGTTCGTCATCGTGTGCCGGCCGGATCCCAGCGTGGTGCGTGCCGCGGCCTGCGGAGCCGTGGCGCTGCTCGCCCTGGCGACCGGCCGCCGGAGGTCGATGATCCCGGCGCTGGCGACGGCCGTTCTGCTGCTGGTGCTCTACGACCCGTGGCTGGCGCGCAGTTACGGGTTCCTGCTGTCCGTCGTGGCGACCGGTGCCCTGCTGACGCTCGCGCCGCGCTGGAGCGCAGGACTCCGGCGGCGCGGGGTCCCGCCGCGGGTGGCTGAGGCGCTCGGCGCCGCCGCGGCCGCGCAGGCCCTGTGCGCGCCCATCGTCGCCGTGCTGTCGGCACGGGTGAGTCTGGTGGCGGTGCCGTGCAATCTGCTCGCGGAGTTCGCGATCGCACCGGCGACCGTGCTGGGGTTCGCGGCGCTGGCCACGGCGCCGGTGGCGATGCCCGTGGCCGAGTTCCTCGCCTGGTGCGCGCACTGGCCCGCCGGGTGGATCGCGCGGATCGCCCGGACCGGGGCGGCGCTGCCGGGTGGGGGAGTGGACTGGCCGGGCAGTTGGGCGGGTGCGGCGCTGCTCCTGGCCGTGACCCTGGTCGTGGTGCTCGTCGGACGGCGACTGCTCGGGCATCCCTGGTGGTGCGGGGCCTGCGGACTGCTGCTGGCGCTGGTCGTGGTGCAGCCGCCGCCGCTGACCCGGGCGGTCACGGGCTGGCCGCCGACCGGCTGGCGGCTGGTGATGTGTGACGTGGGGCAGGGCGACGCCATGGTGCTCGCGGCGGGCGAGGGGACCGGCGTGGTGGTGGACGCGGGGCCCGATCCGCGACTCGTCGACCACTGCCTGCGCTCACTGGGCATCAACAGGATCCCGCTGGTCGTGCTCACCCACTTTCACGCCGATCACGTGGCGGGCCTGCCCGGGGTGCTGCGCGGCCGGGCGGTGGGGGCGATCGAGACGACCGGGTTGGAAGAGCCCGCGGAACAGGCCGCGTTCGTGCGGAGGCTGGCGGCGGCGCAGCGGATCCCCGTGACGCGGGCGGCGGCCGGGGAGCAGCGGCGCACGGGGGAGTTGTCCTGGCAGATCGTGTGGCCGCCCCCGAGCCCGCCGCCGGACTCGCCTCCGTGGCCGCCGCCGGGAACGCCTCCAGGAGCCCTTCCGGTCCACCCGCCGGAGCCGGAGGGGCCGAACGACGCCAGCGTCGCCATGCTGGTCCGCACGGCCGGACTGCGCCTGCTGCTCCTCGGAGACCTGGAGCCCCCGGCGCAGCGCGCCCTGGCGAGATCACCCGCGGCCGGGATGCTGGAGGGTGTGGACGTCCTGAAGGTCGCCCACCACGGCTCGGCCTACCAGGACCCGGGCCTCATACGACGGGCGGCACCGCGACTGGCCCTCATCTCCTGCGGCGAGAACTCGTACGGCCACCCGGCGCCCGGCACGGTCGCGGCGCTGCGCGCCGGGGGCGCGGCGGTGCTGCGGACGGACCGGGACGGCGCGCTCGCGGTCGCAGGAGGGGGCGGACAGCTGAAGGTGGCGCGAGACTGAGGGCATGAACTCAGCACAGGTTGATGCCTATCTCCGCCGACTGGGAGCAGAACACCCGGCGTGGCCCACCGTCGACGCGCTGCGGGAACTGCACCTGCGTCACCTGCGGACCGTGCCGTTCGAGAACCTCTCGATCCATCTGGGCGAGGAGATCGTGCTGGAGGAGAAGCACCTGCTGGACAAGGTGGTGGGCGCGCGGCGGGGCGGGTTCTGCTACGAACTCAACGGCTCCTTCGGAGCGTTGCTCGCCGCGCTGGGGTACGACGTGGCGCTGCTGGCGGGGCGGGTGTACGGGGACGAGGGGCGGCTCGGGATCCCCTACGACCATCTCGCGCTGCGGGTACGGACGGTGGACGGGGGCGACTGGCTGGCCGATGTCGGGTTCGGGGCGCACAGCCACCTTCCGCTGGCGTTCGGGGACCGGGGTGAGCAGGAGGACCCGGGAGGCACGTTCCGGATCGTCGAGGCGGGGCCGGACGCGGCCGGGGTGCGCGGCGGGCACGGCACGGTGGACGCGGCGGACCTGGACGTGTTCCGGGACGGCAGAGCGCAGTACCGACTGGAGGTGCGGCCGCGGGCGCTCGGTGACTTCGTGGCCGGGGCGTGGTGGCACAGCACGTCGTCGGGGTCGCATTTCACGCGGTCGCTGGTCTGTTCGCGGGTGACGGAGGAGGGAGGGCGGATCACGCTCAGCGGGCGCAGGCTCACGGTGACGGCGGCCGACGGGACGCGGGAGGAGCGGGAACTGGAGGCGGACGAGGAGATTCTGGGGGTGTACCGGGAGCGGTTCGGGATCGAGCTGGACAAGGTGCCGACGCTGCGAAATCCCGCGTAGACGTCCATTCCGGCCACACGGGGCTACTCGTGCGTAGTACCAGCACATGTGCTGGATTCCCGTGATGTGGTCCCGTGTTGCCTCGAAAGCCTCACCGGTGGTCGAATGCGTCTCCGGCAAGATGTGATCAACAGTGATCAACAGGGGATTTCGAGTCACTCAGGGGAGTCGTGGATGATCGGCCGCTGGCGGGCAAGCCGCACCGACCGGGTGCAACGGACGAGTCCCCTGGCGGCGGTGCCGACGCCGCCCAGCGCGGGGGTGCTGGCCTGCCGGGTGCTGGACCCGGTCAACGAGCCGGTCAGGCACGCGGAGTTCGCGGTCACCGACGCCGCGGGGCGGCCGGTGGTCAGCGGGGGAGCCGATCCGTACGGGTCGTTCGTGACGACCGTGCCCGCCGGGGAGTACCGGCTCGCGGTGTCGGCGGAGGGGTACACGCCGTACCGGGCGACGACCCAGGTCGCTGAGAACGCGCTCGCGTCCTTCGGGGACGTGACGCTGCAGGTGGCCCGGCCGCCGGAGCTTCCCGATGCCGGTGACTGGGAGATCGAGTCGGCGCACTCCTCGATCGGCTTCACCGCGCGGCACATCGGACTGGCCCGGATCCACGGGCGGTTCAAGTCGTTCGCGGGGGTCATTCGGGTCGCCGAGCAGATGGAGCGGTCGGCGATGCACGTGGTGATCGACGCGGCGTCCATCGACACCGACATGAGGATGCGCGACGACCATCTGCGCTCGGCGGACTTCCTGGACGTGGAGAACTTCCCGACGCTGGAGTTCTACAGCGAACGTTTCGTGCACAAGGGCGGGAACCGTTGGGCCGTGACGGGGGCGCTGTCGCTGCACGGCGTGACGCGGACGGTCACGCTGGACACGGAGTACCTGGGGCTGGGCAACGGCATGGAGGGCGAGGTGCGGGCGGCCTGCCGGGCCACGACCGAACTGCACCGGGACGACTTCACCGTGAGCTGGCAGACCATGCTGGCGCGGGGCATCGCGGTGGTGGGGCCGAGCATCAGGGTCGACCTCGATGTGCAGGTCGTGCGCAAGGGCTGAGCGACCGGGCCGCTGTGCGGTGTCGGACAATGTCCGGCGTGAGTGATGTGCGACATGTGCTGGTACTGCCCGACCGTGATGCCGCGGAAGAGGTGGTGGACGCGCTGCGGGAGAGGTTCGGGGTCTCCGAGGAGCCGCAGCTGGTGCGGGATGCGCTGGCCGGTGAGGACGACGCCGAGGACGCGCAGTGGCTGGTCGTCCTGCGGGACGAGGACGAGC
Protein-coding regions in this window:
- a CDS encoding ComEC/Rec2 family competence protein, giving the protein MRSHTGPPARQDETASGLRPARSPVHASSGTRLGTARPRQEGPTDLRLVPPALAAWGTAALLLDASPTWVIGIVTGCLAALGLLPLVRRHRAASWPRASAAALLLCVAAAAASAGLHGADLRRGPVPGLAREYATVTAEVELTSDPRLTRPKVRGDHVAPTAVLIDADVRRVQEAGGTTVTTRAPVLMIVDVDTAAPRGRVAAGGRGRSPWLGLLPSTRLRVGARLAPAMIGGDRVAAVLRVRNRGRPAVVGEPSGPQRLAGRLRAGLREATDGLPADPRALLPGLVVGDTSRITPELEEAFKETDLTHTLAVSGANFTILLALLLGPPGLAQHVERRGLAPRLGISLRGTAVLGGALSLGFVIVCRPDPSVVRAAACGAVALLALATGRRRSMIPALATAVLLLVLYDPWLARSYGFLLSVVATGALLTLAPRWSAGLRRRGVPPRVAEALGAAAAAQALCAPIVAVLSARVSLVAVPCNLLAEFAIAPATVLGFAALATAPVAMPVAEFLAWCAHWPAGWIARIARTGAALPGGGVDWPGSWAGAALLLAVTLVVVLVGRRLLGHPWWCGACGLLLALVVVQPPPLTRAVTGWPPTGWRLVMCDVGQGDAMVLAAGEGTGVVVDAGPDPRLVDHCLRSLGINRIPLVVLTHFHADHVAGLPGVLRGRAVGAIETTGLEEPAEQAAFVRRLAAAQRIPVTRAAAGEQRRTGELSWQIVWPPPSPPPDSPPWPPPGTPPGALPVHPPEPEGPNDASVAMLVRTAGLRLLLLGDLEPPAQRALARSPAAGMLEGVDVLKVAHHGSAYQDPGLIRRAAPRLALISCGENSYGHPAPGTVAALRAGGAAVLRTDRDGALAVAGGGGQLKVARD
- a CDS encoding arylamine N-acetyltransferase family protein, translated to MNSAQVDAYLRRLGAEHPAWPTVDALRELHLRHLRTVPFENLSIHLGEEIVLEEKHLLDKVVGARRGGFCYELNGSFGALLAALGYDVALLAGRVYGDEGRLGIPYDHLALRVRTVDGGDWLADVGFGAHSHLPLAFGDRGEQEDPGGTFRIVEAGPDAAGVRGGHGTVDAADLDVFRDGRAQYRLEVRPRALGDFVAGAWWHSTSSGSHFTRSLVCSRVTEEGGRITLSGRRLTVTAADGTREERELEADEEILGVYRERFGIELDKVPTLRNPA
- a CDS encoding YceI family protein encodes the protein MIGRWRASRTDRVQRTSPLAAVPTPPSAGVLACRVLDPVNEPVRHAEFAVTDAAGRPVVSGGADPYGSFVTTVPAGEYRLAVSAEGYTPYRATTQVAENALASFGDVTLQVARPPELPDAGDWEIESAHSSIGFTARHIGLARIHGRFKSFAGVIRVAEQMERSAMHVVIDAASIDTDMRMRDDHLRSADFLDVENFPTLEFYSERFVHKGGNRWAVTGALSLHGVTRTVTLDTEYLGLGNGMEGEVRAACRATTELHRDDFTVSWQTMLARGIAVVGPSIRVDLDVQVVRKG